Proteins found in one Sardina pilchardus chromosome 11, fSarPil1.1, whole genome shotgun sequence genomic segment:
- the LOC134095310 gene encoding guanylyl cyclase-activating protein 2-like produces MGQSESQGEDEEVDVSAIQTLYKSFIMECPSGSLHLHEFKKIFGIKNDDTPESLYMDNLFRSFDQNGDNTMDFIEYVAALHLVLRGKLEDKLRWSFKVFDRDENGRLDRKELKQIIKIIYRMKQGKMVDESGNHLNVEEICDRLFVAIDKDGDDHISLEEFLEGAQNDPWVRNCLRLDVNPCAWVNQHQEQITGYKKPLPSSKDTKLR; encoded by the exons ATGGGCCAGTCGGAATCCCaaggagaggatgaagaggtggaTGTGTCAGCCATACAAACTCTCTACAAAAGCTTCATTATGGAATGCCCCAGTGGCTCTTTGCATTTGCACGAATTCAAGAAGATATTTGGAATAAAAAACGACGACACTCCAGAATCTTTATACATGGACAATTTGTTTCGGTCGTTCGACCAGAACGGA GACAATACAATGGACTTCATTGAATATGTAGCTGCCCTACATCTTGTTCTACGTGGAAAACTAGAGGACAAACTCCGATGGTCATTTAAAGTGTTTGACAGGGACGAAAACGGACGTCTAGACAGAAAGGAGTTAAAACAGATCATAAAG ATTATTTATAGGATGAAGCAGGGGAAAATGGTTGATGAATCCGGCAATCATCTCAATGTCGAAGAAATATGTGACCGACTGTTTGTTGCCATAGACAAAGACGGTGACG acCATATTTCCCTTGAGGAGTTTCTGGAGGGAGCCCAAAACGACCCATGGGTGCGCAATTGCCTTAGGCTGGACGTGAACCCATGTGCTTGGGTGAACCAGCATCAGGAGCAGATCACCGGATACAAAAAGCCACTACCTTCATCTAAAGACACCAAATTACGATGA
- the LOC134095312 gene encoding retinal cone rhodopsin-sensitive cGMP 3',5'-cyclic phosphodiesterase subunit gamma-like yields MNSGGAQEGGAKAGPPKFKKKEGRTFKSKIPKPGQKGFDNDVPGMEGLGDAAIVCPWEAFGDMELSDLAQFGLV; encoded by the exons ATGAATTCAGGAGGAGCACAAGAGGGAGGAGCCAAGGCAGGGCCCCCCAAGTTCAagaagaaggaggggaggaCATTCAAGAGCAAGATCCCCAAGCCTGGCCAGAAGGG GTTCGACAATGATGTACCTGGCATGGAGGGGCTTGGAG ACGCTGCAATCGTGTGCCCCTGGGAGGCATTTGGAGACATGGAGCTGAGTGATCTGGCCCAGTTTGGACTCGTATAG
- the LOC134095311 gene encoding retinal cone rhodopsin-sensitive cGMP 3',5'-cyclic phosphodiesterase subunit gamma-like, producing the protein MNASASNQGANKAAPPKFKQKGEGRTFKSKLPKPGQKGFDNDVPGMEGLGDSAIVCPWEAFGDMELSDLAQFGLV; encoded by the exons ATGAATGCAAGTGCATCTAACCAGGGAGCAAACAAGGCCGCTCCCCCCAAATTCAAgcagaagggggaggggaggacgtTCAAGAGCAAGCTCCCCAAGCCTGGCCAGAAGGG atTTGACAATGATGTCCCTGGAATGGAAGGTTTGGGAG ACTCAGCCATTGTGTGCCCATGGGAGGCCTTTGGAGACATGGAGCTGAGTGATCTTGCCCAGTTTGGGCTTGTGTAA
- the LOC134095710 gene encoding guanylyl cyclase-activating protein 2-like codes for MGQAQPTEQTEEIDVAALQDMYKKFVTECPSGVLFLHEFKRFFGVDATGEASEYAENMFRAFDKNGDNTIDFLEFVAALNLVFRGDLEHKLRWSFKVYDKDGNGFIDKTELRDIIDSIYRIKRVSKKDPETPQLSADEVCERIFKVIDVDGDGQITLEEFLEGAQRDPWILNMLRLDMNPSGWVLEQRRKSAFF; via the exons ATGGGTCAAGCCCAGCCCACTGAGCAGACCGAGGAGATAGATGTGGCAGCGCTGCAGGACATGTACAAGAAGTTTGTGACCGAATGTCCAAGTGGGGTTTTGTTTCTTCATGAATTTAAACGCTTTTTTGGGGTAGATGCAACCGGAGAGGCATCCGAATATGCTGAGAATATGTTTCGAGCTTTTGACAAGAATGGG GATAACACCATAGACTTCCTGGAGTTTGTAGCTGCACTGAATCTGGTGTTCAGAGGAGATCTGGAACATAAATTGAGATGGTCCTTTAAAGTCTATGACAAAGATGGTAATGGATTCATAGACAAGACAGAACTTCGGGATATCATCGAT AGTATTTATCGGATAAAGAGGGTATCAAAAAAAGATCCCGAGACTCCCCAACTATCTGCAGATGAAGTTTGTGAGAGAATATTTAAAGTAATCGATGTTGATGGAGACG GTCAGATAACTCTAGAGGAGTTCTTGGAAGGGGCACAGAGGGATCCCTGGATCCTCAACATGCTGCGTTTGGACATGAATCCTTCAGGCTGGGTGCTTGAGCAAAGAAGAAAGAGTGCCTTTTTTTGA
- the LOC134095313 gene encoding retinal cone rhodopsin-sensitive cGMP 3',5'-cyclic phosphodiesterase subunit gamma-like translates to MGVGAQPYQCTIKMNAGTTQGANKAAPPKFKQKGEGRTFKSKLPKPGQKGFDNDVPGMEGLGDSAIVCPWEAFGDMELSDLAQFGLV, encoded by the exons ATGGGTGTTGGAGCCCAGCCGTACCAGTGTACTATCA aaaTGAACGCAGGTACAACTCAGGGAGCAAACAAGGCCGCTCCCCCCAAATTCAAgcagaagggggaggggaggacgtTCAAGAGCAAGCTCCCCAAGCCTGGCCAGAAGGG GTTTGACAATGATGTCCCTGGAATGGAAGGCCTTGGAG ACTCTGCGATCGTGTGCCCCTGGGAGGCATTTGGGGACATGGAGCTGAGTGATCTGGCCCAGTTTGGACTCGTATAG